In Thermoanaerobaculia bacterium, the genomic window CGGGGACGCCGTCCTGGAGCACGAGCGCGCGGCGGGCGCCCGCTCCGCGCATCGAGAACGTCTGGGTGGTCGGGAAGAGATACGTGCTGGACGTCGGCGGCATGTTGACTCCGGGGACCGTGCGGAGCAGGTCGTCGGTCGTCTGCGCCGGTGTGTGCTCGATCTGCGCCGGACCCATGACGGTCACCGAAAGGGGCACGTCCTCGACCGACCGCTCGACCCGGGTCGCGGAGACGACGACGTCCTCGGTGACCTCGGCCGCCGGCGCGTCTTTCGCGGGCGGCGGAGGCGCATCGGAACCGCCGTCGGCGGCCGCGAACCGCGGGCCGACGGCGACGGCCGTCAGGCCGAGAGCCAGGACGGCGATCGCCAGACGCGGCTTCGCCGATAGCGGGAATTGTCGGGTGATCATCGGCCGCGCGGATCTTACCGGAATCGCGGGAGTCGAGGAATCACGCGCCCGCGCGCTCGCACAGCACCAGCGTCCGGTCGTCGTCGGCGGCCGAGGAGCAGTGGACTCGTACCGCTTCGAGAATCGCCTCACGGAGAACGGGCAGCGGCGAGCGCGCGTGCTCCGCGAGGATCCGTTCGAAGCGCTCGAACCCGAAGGCGTCGTCGGCCGCGTCGCGGCATTCGATGATGCCGTCCGTGTAGAACACGAGCCGGTCGCCGGGAGCGAAGGGGAAGACCTGCGTCGGGAACTCCCGGGACTCGAAGAGGCCGAGCGGGAACGCCGGCAGCTCGAGTGGCTCCACGCGTCCCCCCGAGATGCGGTACGGCGGGGGGTGCCCCGCGTTCGTGAGCGAAACCGTGTCGGGCGAGACGAGCACGGCGAGCGCGAGCGTCATGTAGTTGCGGGTGTCCGTCGACCGGAACAGGAGGGCGTTCATCTTCGCGAAGAGCGCGGCCCCGGACTCGCCCGATTCGAGGAGTGTGGAGAGCGCCGCCTTCGCCGTCGCGACGAGAAGGGCGGTCGGCAGACCGTGGCCCGAGACGTCGCCGATCGCGACCGCGGTCTTCGCGTCGCGGGTCGAGAGGAAATCGTAGTAGTCGCCTCCCATGCGAGCGACCGGCTCGAAGTAAGTGACGGCGGTGAGCCCCGGCACCGGCGCGTCCGGGGCGGGGAGCAGCTTCTGCGCGATCAGCCGCGCCTGGTCGATCTCCCGGTCGAGGAGCTCCCGCGCGGCGCGGTCCTGCAGCGTCGCTTCGAGCGATCCCGCCATGAGGTCGAACGATCGCGCCAGATCGCCGACCTGATCGTGGGCGCGCGTCGCGATCCGGACGGAGAAATCCCCGGCGGCGATGTGCTCCGTCGCGCGGGAGAGGCGGTTGACGGTCTTCGTGATCGTGCGGATCAGGAGGTACGCGGTGAGGAGTGCGACGAGGTAGACCGCGAGGAGCATTCCCCCGATCACCATGAGGGCGATGATCGGCCAGCGCGTCTTGTTCTTCTCGATCGCGCCCTGCGAGAAGAGCTCGTCGAACGCCCGGCTCCACGAGAGCCGGGTGAAGACGGCGACGGTCCTCGGCTCGGCGCTCGAACGATCGCCCAGGATGGGCCGGGACGTGTAGACCCACCAGACGACGTTCAGAGGCGAACGGGAGTGGTCCTGCGGGATCGCCTGCGGCGGATAGATGAACTCGTCGGCGCGGTAGGGGTGGACCCCGCCCCGCCGGGCCCGGTCGCTCTCGTCGACTTCGATGTGGATCCCGCCCCCTCCGGAGCGCGCCCGGGCGTTCCTCGAGAGCGGCATGATCGCCACGCCGGAGAGCTCCGCCAGGCGCGCATAGAAGAGATCGTCCACCGGAATCGCCGAAATCGTCGCTCCGCTGTCGCCGAAGGTTCCGGCCGCGAAGAACCGGGCCCCGTCGTCTCCCACGAATCGGGGAGACTCGAGCGAGCGGATCCAGTCCGGCGCGGCGGAGCCCGCCGGGAGTGTCGAGATGTCGGACGCCGCGACGGTTTCGCCGGCGATCCGGGCGCGGCGAACCCCCGTCACCTGCCCGGCCACGATGCGGGTTCCGAGCTCCCGGAGGG contains:
- a CDS encoding SpoIIE family protein phosphatase, which gives rise to LSDSPLTPLGILLLCVAGTVLLVRLARLLARKLFYRLSWRLAFSYFLIGILPIPMVALLLAIAADMTIGQFEAFRVDTALRELGTRIVAGQVTGVRRARIAGETVAASDISTLPAGSAAPDWIRSLESPRFVGDDGARFFAAGTFGDSGATISAIPVDDLFYARLAELSGVAIMPLSRNARARSGGGGIHIEVDESDRARRGGVHPYRADEFIYPPQAIPQDHSRSPLNVVWWVYTSRPILGDRSSAEPRTVAVFTRLSWSRAFDELFSQGAIEKNKTRWPIIALMVIGGMLLAVYLVALLTAYLLIRTITKTVNRLSRATEHIAAGDFSVRIATRAHDQVGDLARSFDLMAGSLEATLQDRAARELLDREIDQARLIAQKLLPAPDAPVPGLTAVTYFEPVARMGGDYYDFLSTRDAKTAVAIGDVSGHGLPTALLVATAKAALSTLLESGESGAALFAKMNALLFRSTDTRNYMTLALAVLVSPDTVSLTNAGHPPPYRISGGRVEPLELPAFPLGLFESREFPTQVFPFAPGDRLVFYTDGIIECRDAADDAFGFERFERILAEHARSPLPVLREAILEAVRVHCSSAADDDRTLVLCERAGA